caaggtcacaatgCTAGTTAGTAGTGAAAACTAGAACAGGACCCAGGACACATGGCTCTGAGCTGTGCACTTTCCGAGCAGGTAGATAAAAGCAGACAACAGTGCAACAATTTTAATATTGAAGAATAATGACGTGACCAATTAGAAGAAGAACCAGCCCCAGGGATTTTCAGCATGGGCAGTGGGTTCAAAGCCAGAGTGCTTTGTGCTCAGAGGAAAGCTCTGACTCCAATCCACCTGTGCATTTTTTGTTGCCCCCTCTCCATGAAGACACACCCTGCTCAGTGTGATTTGAACACTGCTTCATTTTCCTGTGCTTTTCCTGGTGTTCCTAGAATTCCCCCATGAAACCCATGTGTAGAAATTCTTTCTCTGGAGAAAGCCAATTTAAGTGGCATTTGTCTGCAAAGTCTTCTCTGATTTTACCAGTCAACTCTCGCCACTGTGACAGTCACAAGTGATCATCTTCCACTCTGAATTCCCAggatattatttacatattatttatgaCAATACTTTTTACCTTGTATTGCAGCTGTGCTTTACCCCTTGTAGTAGAATATAAGCCCCTTAAAGACAGTGATCatatttcatctcttcttttttatttcttttattttttaattgaaatataattaacatacgaTGTTGTTATTTTATTCTCAGGTGTGCAATATAATCATTGAACAATTATACATATATCTCAGAGCTCATCctgaaaagtgtatttttaactcctttatctatttcacccatcccctaccTCCTCCTCATTGGCAAACACGGGTTTCTTCcttgtatttaagagtctggggtggtttttcttcatctgtcttttctcttatttgtttatttcttaaggacacatatgagtgaaattgcgTGGTATTTATGTTTCTCTGATCTATTATTCCATGTAACATCACAATctcacatatgtatacatatatgtgattattttcacatatatctgtaccacattttctttaacatCAATTAGTCTTTCAATGGATACTCGGGATGCTTCATatccttggctattgtaaataaacataggagtgcatatatcttttttgaattcatataaataaaacttttgcacagaaaaggaaactaccaacaaaataaaaggtgaagtatataatgggagaaaatattgcaaatatattgTTGGATATATCCAACAAGGGGTTGATGTCCAAAGTACATAAAGGCCTTgcataactcaacaccaaagaaacacaaataatacattaaaaaatgggtagaggacctgAATCAACATTTATCTCAAAAAGACATGTCAGATaggcaacagacacatgaaagatgctcagtGTCACTAATTAtcatggaaatataaattaaaactaaataagaTAACACTATACCTGtcacaataactaaaataaaaaaaataaaattaagaaatgttgaTGAGGCtatgaagaaaagggaatcctcatgCACTATTGATGGGATGTATTTCATAATGCCACTATGGAAATCAGCATAGAAGCTCCGcccaaaaatatagaaatatcagTATTTCCACTACTGGACATTAACCCAAAGAAAAGCATGTATTTtagcttttagtttttaaagatttatttatttatttatttatttattaatttattaaggagagagagagacagaacgtGAGCATCAGtgagaggagtggcagagggaccgggaatcttaagcaggctccacactgaacatTGAGActgacatgggtctcaatctcagggttctgagataaAGACTggagccaaaacaaaacaaaacaaacaaaaaaacaaaacaaaacaaaaaaagactagagccaaaatcaagaattggacactgaACAAACTAAGCTACCCACATCTCTTTCTGAACTTTcattttcataagattttatttatttattcatgagagacacacacagagagaggcagagacacagggagagggagaagcaggctccatgcagggagcccaatgtgggactcgatcctgggattccaggatcacaccttgagccaaaggcagacgcttaactgctgagcctcccaggcatccccctctAGTTCTTTCAATAAGgtcttttttaaaagccagtaTATAGTAGAAACACAACTGAAAAGTAgacgagagaaagagagaaaagaaatattcttcACAATAAATAAAGAGCATTATTAATGTTCCTCTACAAACATCCCAAGGGAGGCAGAGCTGTCTCTGTGCTCAAGAGCACTCCCCATTATTTTGCAGGGTAACCACAGTGCATTCGTGTGATGATATCAAACAAAATATGTATTGGCTCCGCTAAGTTCAAGATCTATAGTTTTTGCCCTAAGTGAAGTGGGTTTAAGGGATCTGGCTGTGCCGGATCCCATAACCAAAGTAGATAGCAAATCCAACCAGGACCCAGGAACCAAATAGAGCCCAGGTGCCAGCTGTCATCTGCATCATAAGGTAAACATTCAAAAAGATGctcaggagtgggaggagaggcagaccaGGTACCTTAAAGTGAATGGGAGAGGAGCTCTGTGGCTGCCTCCAGATGACCCCAGTCATCCCAGTGATGAGCACCAGAAGCAGCACAACCACTGTGATCCACACTGGGTCTCCAGAAAGCAGAACTGGCCACCGGGCCAGCACCAGACAGAGAAGAGTCAGCAGCAGAACAAGCAGTGAGGAGCAAACAGAGACAACCCAGCCAGAGAGTGCAGTGGGGGTGGGATTGCCTGGAAAAAATAATGCCTGCAGAGTCAAACTCTCAGCTGCAGGTCGGTTCTCCTCCTGCATGTCTGCTTCATTTCCCTCATTCTCCTCCTGCATGTCTGCTTCATTTCCCTCATTCTCCTCCTGCACCTGTGCTTCATTTCCCTCATTCTCCTCTTGCACCTGTGCTTCATTTCCCTCATTCTCTTCCTGCACCTGcatttcatttctctcattctctcccagaACCTCTGCTTCTTTTCCCCCATTCTTCCTTTCAGGCTGATACCTGAGGATGAGAACAATAAAAGCCTGCAGAGAGAAAACTAAGAGGGCCCCAATTGACCTGAGGTCCAAGAGATCAGTGAATCCAAGGAAGAATGCCATTATTGTTCCAACTATGAAAATGATCATGGTAGCCAGAATGGGCATATATGTGCCGGTTTGGATCCTGGCAAGGACAGGGAATAGGAGGCCATCCTTTGCCATCATGTATACCTGTTGACGTATGGGGAACATGTTGCCAAAGACTTTGGTAGAAAGACTACAGAAAAATCCAAAGTTTACAAAGTGGTAGGCAGGGACCCAGCCAATATGGAGAAATGCCTCAGGCAAGGTGCTCCCAGGTTGAAGTTGGTAGTAAGGCACCATAAGTGTAAGCGCCGCAGACACACCAAAATACAccaaaaagcaaatgaacagtGAAATCATAATGCTTTTGGGGATTGAACACTTGGGATTCTGGGCTAATTCGACCCTGGTAACAATAATGTTGAAACCTGTAAAAGCATAGATACAGGTAGCTGATCCACGGAGAATTCCCTGGAAGCCAAAAGGCACAAATCCTCCAGAGCCCAGAAGGCCTAAGCTGGAGGTGTCATTGAGTCCAGCCTTTATGTAGTCGTCTTCTGCGAGCTTCCAGTTGTGCAGGTCCCCTTTCAGGAAGCCAGAGATGATGACAAAACCAAGTGCCAATACTTTCACCAAAGTGAGCGTTTTGGTAACCAGAGAAAGCTGCCTAATGTTCCGAGTCAGCAATTCCATGATCAATAATAGAAGGAACATAACAATGAAGCTTAGAATTTCTACAAAAACACCAGGAGCTTGTGGTAAAAAAGTCTCCTGCAAGGTCAGAGAGAACTTGTTCCCAAAAAGATTGTCAAAGAATAAGGTCCAGGCCCAGATCCTAATGCCTATGTGAGCAAAAGTGGTGAGGATGAGGAACCAGCCAGTGATGAAAGCCCAGAGTTCACCTACAGTGACATAGCTGTAGAGATATGCGGAGCCAGAATGGGGAACCCGAGCACTAATCTCTCCATAGCACAGCCCAGCCAACACTGAAGTTAGGCCAGCCACCAAACTGCAAATCACAAAAGATGGTCCTGCTTGATCTCTAGCCACCTCCCCAGCCAAAATATATACACTTACACCCAGTGTGTTGCCCACACCCAGGACCACTAAATCCAGAGTGCTCAAGCTTCTAGCAGGGGCATTCTCAGCCACAGGTAGCTCCAGTGGATGTTTGCGCACCAGCTTTTTACCAAATCTTCGGAGTGCCTGGCACAGCATTCTAACTAGAGTTGTAGCAATCCCGGGAGCTGTGAGTTTCAGATCAGGTTCAGTGAAGCTGCATTAAGCCCAGTTGGGTTGAGGATGCCTCAATTGGTTGCTCAGTCTTCAAAGCTTCTGCCTTATATTTCCTCTGGTATGTGCTGTTGCTCCATAATACCTAAGACAGAATagacaataaatatataactgaCCCCATTATTCAACCCACCATCCAAAGCTCAGAAACCACATCACATGTTGCAGCCCAAATATCACAGAAAGTGACACCAAAGGACATCATAGAAAGATCAACTCAGTTTTCCTCCACAGAAAAAGTACCAAATACCTCtcaacattcttcttttttacaCACCACATGACATAATCCCACTTGGGTTCATCAAATTCCTGTAGCTTCATGTACTAATTAAGCTGTAAGACACAGCAGGGCATGAATAAATTGTGCAATAAATTACACACTGGATGTGTGTGCAGTGCTAGAACATGAATTATTACACATAAAATCAGGGACTAGTGGGCCTCATTGCAATTAcagactcatttttaaaaatttatctgagTTTAATATACAAATAGAGATCATTCAGTCTTACAACACTTAGCCCCAAAATCAGATGGTCAAGATAGACAGGATTTGGTCCCCTTTATCCTCATTCTGCCTCATCCATTCAGCTGTACTGATGCCCAAGAATGTACAGTACACCCCTTCCCATTACCCACCTAGGCCCACAGATGTTCTGTGAAAGAGGAGGAGGTAGGAAGAGGCAGGGCCTTCATAACCACCTGCAAAATGGAACGGACCAGGCTGCCTGGGAAGGTAACACTGGAGAAATGGGGGCAGTACCACCCCAGATCCAGGACTGAGAAGTGAGAAGAGCCAGGAAGGTGGTTTTGTGAATTCTGACATTCAATACAACTCGCCCAAAACAACTACTCAAAAACTCACTCAACTTTTATGTGCACATTTATGAGGATGTGATGAATAGGGAGAAAAGAAGTAAGTCACCTAGCTTAACAGCTCACACCCAAAAtaattcctctgtctcctccctctctAGGTTCCGAAAGAGAAGGTGAGTTGACTTCTGCAGACAGTCTCCTCACTGGCCACACTGTGCTTTATAAACACCCTGCACCATCTGTGACGGCAGCTGCCAGGGGCCTGGAGACCCTGCCCTGCTCTATGAGTAGGTATTAAAGCACTTGCGTGTAACTGTCTATTAATTTGTCACAAGGAGTTTTTCTAACTCCCACAAACCATTgtctgaaaatattaaatatattttcttaatgaacaAATGCTACATATGGAACATATGGTTCCTTCTACCCCCTCCTTCCCTACTGCTATTCAAATGGTCCTCTCCTCAAGGGGAAAACAAGGCTTTGGGTGAAAAATTCACAGCAATGTCCAGAAATTAGTAGTGGAGAACACAGCAGACAGTGATGCagcccccactctcctccctaCTGAGGCTTTGGTTTTGAGAGAAGATTACAAAATGTTGTCAGAGATTTTAAAGACATAAAGATGAAGTCAAAATTGAAAAGTCTTCTCTATGGATGATCAAAAGGAACTTTTGGGTTATGGGACAGACCTTCTGTCTATAAATCCATGTAGACTCCTTGTTTGCGACTCACCAGTTCCAATGTTATGATTTACCAATCAGTAGGTGAGATACATAAGGCAGGTCAGTTCTTCCCTAATAGAACATTTCTACAGTATCAATGTACTTGTCCCTCTAGCCTCATCCCCTACCCAGTTCCTACCCGAGCTGCAAAATTCTACACTCACCCTATTCCCTTGCCTCTAATGCCCTCTTGG
This genomic interval from Vulpes lagopus strain Blue_001 chromosome 21, ASM1834538v1, whole genome shotgun sequence contains the following:
- the LOC121480043 gene encoding cationic amino acid transporter 3-like, with the translated sequence MLCQALRRFGKKLVRKHPLELPVAENAPARSLSTLDLVVLGVGNTLGVSVYILAGEVARDQAGPSFVICSLVAGLTSVLAGLCYGEISARVPHSGSAYLYSYVTVGELWAFITGWFLILTTFAHIGIRIWAWTLFFDNLFGNKFSLTLQETFLPQAPGVFVEILSFIVMFLLLLIMELLTRNIRQLSLVTKTLTLVKVLALGFVIISGFLKGDLHNWKLAEDDYIKAGLNDTSSLGLLGSGGFVPFGFQGILRGSATCIYAFTGFNIIVTRVELAQNPKCSIPKSIMISLFICFLVYFGVSAALTLMVPYYQLQPGSTLPEAFLHIGWVPAYHFVNFGFFCSLSTKVFGNMFPIRQQVYMMAKDGLLFPVLARIQTGTYMPILATMIIFIVGTIMAFFLGFTDLLDLRSIGALLVFSLQAFIVLILRYQPERKNGGKEAEVLGENERNEMQVQEENEGNEAQVQEENEGNEAQVQEENEGNEADMQEENEGNEADMQEENRPAAESLTLQALFFPGNPTPTALSGWVVSVCSSLLVLLLTLLCLVLARWPVLLSGDPVWITVVVLLLVLITGMTGVIWRQPQSSSPIHFKVPGLPLLPLLSIFLNVYLMMQMTAGTWALFGSWVLVGFAIYFGYGIRHSQIP